The following proteins come from a genomic window of Aquimarina sp. MAR_2010_214:
- a CDS encoding M57 family metalloprotease has translation MKTIKLLALSAIVAGCITSCQKEEITTEVNETSKTPTKEQLLKLESMGVNTEDVSVKMITDLDGSSADYFVNGTDLGIPVAGLVDQPSLESLDNGMKQYRTRNIVSSSNRTINVLGYTGGGGNGLSNTGRQALQRAVNTYNNLNTSLNMRLTFGTNYQAADLVVYVRSDLGSGGLAGFPSNGRPYKWARIGPRVRNNGVAYTQHVITHEMGHCIGLRHTDWQRRACDGSAEGQGQEGAIHIPGTPTGTDITSIMISCPAQGNPQDGSLNRNDVTALRYLY, from the coding sequence ATGAAAACTATCAAATTATTAGCACTTAGTGCTATTGTAGCGGGGTGTATTACTTCGTGTCAAAAAGAAGAAATCACTACAGAAGTAAATGAAACGAGTAAAACTCCTACAAAAGAGCAACTTCTTAAGTTAGAAAGCATGGGAGTTAATACAGAAGATGTATCTGTAAAAATGATCACTGATCTTGATGGAAGTAGTGCAGACTACTTTGTTAATGGTACAGATCTTGGTATTCCAGTAGCTGGACTTGTAGATCAGCCAAGCTTAGAATCTTTGGATAATGGAATGAAGCAATATCGAACAAGAAACATTGTGTCTAGTAGCAACCGTACGATTAACGTACTGGGCTATACCGGTGGCGGTGGTAATGGATTGTCTAACACAGGACGGCAGGCTTTACAGAGAGCTGTGAATACATATAATAACTTAAATACCTCTCTTAACATGAGACTTACTTTTGGTACTAACTATCAAGCTGCTGATTTAGTAGTATATGTAAGAAGTGATTTAGGATCAGGAGGATTAGCAGGATTTCCTTCTAATGGAAGACCATACAAATGGGCAAGAATAGGGCCTAGAGTAAGAAACAATGGAGTTGCTTATACGCAACATGTTATTACTCATGAAATGGGACATTGTATAGGGTTACGTCATACAGATTGGCAGCGCAGAGCATGTGATGGTAGTGCAGAAGGTCAAGGGCAAGAAGGAGCTATTCATATTCCAGGAACTCCAACAGGTACCGATATCACCTCTATTATGATTTCTTGTCCTGCACAAGGAAATCCTCAAGATGGATCTCTAAATAGAAATGATGTTACTGCATTGCGGTACTTATATTAA
- a CDS encoding AraC family transcriptional regulator, with protein sequence MKIVDYLFLLSGLQTLVITIILLFYPSKKVNINRYLGLFFVTLCVEMAMYFVFKYVKHPAIYYQPFRFDFLSMNFLFFYAIETAGIYIKRKLYYYLPAIIEFLFLSVFFLLVLQNPEIHATLREIHFGRMITAASSIYIITMSIMIIRVNNKHKKQLPHFYEITKNKSLHWLTIFCIVCILFNLVGHVAHLFISEKYYRFTLNTILLLGLYYITIASLVQINIMNMISPKTEEKETKAELENTIKIIEEYMLETKAYLNSSITLRTFAKEVRLPERLISKAINKIEHKNFNNYINYYRIEEFKQLLSMDKHKKFSISAIANEVGFNSRASFYKNFKDIVGVSPSSYVKNVDS encoded by the coding sequence ATGAAAATTGTAGATTATTTATTTTTATTAAGTGGCTTACAAACGTTAGTTATCACTATTATCCTTCTTTTTTATCCATCTAAAAAAGTAAATATCAATAGATATCTGGGACTGTTTTTTGTGACTTTATGTGTTGAGATGGCAATGTATTTTGTTTTTAAGTATGTTAAACACCCAGCTATTTATTATCAACCATTCCGATTTGATTTTTTGAGTATGAATTTTTTATTTTTCTATGCGATAGAAACAGCAGGGATATATATAAAACGCAAACTCTATTACTATCTTCCTGCAATTATAGAGTTCTTGTTTTTGTCGGTGTTTTTTCTTTTGGTATTACAAAACCCAGAAATACATGCCACTTTACGAGAAATACATTTTGGAAGAATGATAACTGCAGCTTCTTCAATTTATATTATAACAATGTCTATTATGATTATTAGAGTTAATAATAAACATAAGAAACAGTTACCTCATTTTTATGAAATTACCAAAAACAAATCATTACATTGGTTAACCATATTTTGTATCGTCTGTATTTTATTTAATCTTGTTGGGCATGTAGCACATCTATTTATTAGTGAAAAGTATTATAGATTCACTCTAAATACGATTCTTTTATTGGGACTTTATTATATTACTATTGCAAGTCTGGTTCAGATTAATATCATGAATATGATTTCTCCTAAAACAGAAGAAAAAGAAACCAAAGCAGAATTAGAAAATACAATAAAGATTATTGAGGAATACATGCTAGAAACCAAAGCATATCTAAACTCCTCGATTACTCTAAGAACATTTGCGAAAGAGGTTAGATTACCAGAAAGGCTAATTTCTAAAGCGATTAATAAAATCGAACATAAGAATTTCAATAATTATATCAATTATTATAGGATTGAAGAGTTTAAACAGCTTTTATCTATGGATAAACATAAAAAATTTAGCATTTCTGCAATTGCTAACGAAGTTGGTTTTAACTCCAGAGCATCTTTTTATAAAAATTTCAAGGACATAGTTGGTGTCTCCCCTTCATCATATGTTAAAAATGTAGATAGTTGA
- a CDS encoding TIGR02757 family protein, translating into MKKFNTIELKNFLDEKAFYYEQPKFIETDPVQIPHLYTQKEDIEISGFLTATISWGNRKSILTNSHKLMSLLGNSPYDFIMNHTEENLEGFDNFVHRTFNSTDLSYFITALQHMYTTYNDMETFFKLHEEGDNFQTAIHNFKKEFFSLPHLPRTEKHISDPYKNSAAKRINMFLRWMVRDTSAGVDLGIWSSLSPAQLSCPLDVHSGNVARKLGLLRRKQNDGKALLELDTKLRSLDPIDPVKYDYALFGLGVFEKF; encoded by the coding sequence GTGAAAAAATTTAATACTATCGAACTCAAAAATTTCTTGGATGAAAAGGCTTTTTACTATGAACAACCAAAATTCATAGAAACAGATCCTGTGCAAATCCCTCATTTATATACTCAGAAAGAAGATATTGAGATATCAGGATTTCTTACAGCTACCATTTCTTGGGGTAATCGAAAAAGCATCTTAACTAATTCCCACAAATTAATGTCACTTTTGGGCAATAGTCCATATGATTTTATAATGAATCATACTGAGGAGAACCTTGAAGGTTTCGATAATTTTGTTCATAGAACCTTTAATAGTACTGATCTATCCTATTTCATTACCGCATTACAGCATATGTATACCACATATAATGATATGGAAACTTTTTTTAAATTACATGAAGAAGGTGACAATTTTCAAACTGCGATCCATAATTTCAAAAAAGAATTCTTTTCTCTACCACATCTGCCAAGAACAGAAAAACATATTAGTGATCCTTATAAAAATTCTGCTGCTAAACGAATCAATATGTTTCTCCGATGGATGGTAAGAGATACCTCTGCTGGTGTTGATTTAGGTATTTGGAGCAGCCTGTCCCCTGCTCAATTATCTTGTCCATTAGATGTGCATTCTGGAAATGTTGCACGTAAACTAGGGTTACTTAGACGCAAACAAAACGATGGAAAAGCACTGTTAGAGCTTGATACAAAATTAAGGAGTTTAGATCCCATAGACCCCGTTAAGTATGATTATGCATTATTCGGACTTGGAGTTTTTGAAAAGTTTTAA
- a CDS encoding cytochrome c peroxidase, producing MRISNKIIGVVCLFLLSIACKKQEKYVEKTTPDWKVVQDFYLENIVKSISDLDELKEEGVKGKKAKTIFKNARASFKKAEPYAAYLNPSVGHRANGPALPVYKEDNGKILKPVGFQKIEESIYEGEVSNVDFIREVDITKGLLLNLKKNIEKRALNPQRFFIATHQQLFRIISLAISGFDTPVSHLGIEETTISLESLRFVYQESIQFLIQKKNPELDKEFISNIDKSIRFIDKNTDFETFDRYTFIRDYINPITRNWVKIRQESALWDGVDTHPFNFDAPTFFEKNSFNLTYFTPAVNRNPTDKQILLGQKLFFDPNLSKKGKMSCATCHIPEKAYADGMVTNFSNTGEPLLRNTPTLINTAFQQSFFWDGRSETLLDQISSVFINDQEFDSTVHQFSDAILKDTTYIKLFKEAYGGISTKNIEVIKAISSYISTLNGFDSKFDKNIRGEESTFTDEEKLGFNLFMGKALCATCHFVPLTNGTVPPFFTETEKEVIGVPETAKNKMIDNDLGFYWKFEEELHRGMFKTPTIRNADLTAPYMHNGVYNTLEEVMEFYNLGGGGGMGFDLPHQTLPFDELNLTDKELKAIIAYVKTLTDENVTTNYN from the coding sequence ATGCGTATTTCTAATAAAATAATAGGTGTTGTATGTTTATTTCTATTGAGTATTGCTTGTAAAAAGCAAGAAAAATATGTGGAGAAAACTACTCCTGATTGGAAAGTGGTACAAGATTTTTATTTGGAGAATATTGTAAAATCTATATCAGATTTGGACGAACTTAAAGAAGAAGGAGTAAAAGGTAAAAAGGCAAAAACTATATTTAAAAATGCACGGGCATCATTTAAAAAAGCAGAACCATATGCAGCTTATTTAAATCCATCTGTTGGGCATAGAGCTAATGGCCCAGCTCTTCCTGTTTATAAAGAAGATAACGGTAAAATTTTAAAACCTGTTGGATTTCAGAAAATTGAAGAAAGTATTTATGAAGGAGAAGTTAGCAATGTAGATTTCATTAGAGAAGTTGATATCACAAAAGGTTTATTATTAAATCTTAAGAAAAACATAGAAAAACGAGCATTAAATCCACAACGTTTTTTTATCGCAACTCATCAACAATTATTTAGAATCATTAGTCTTGCAATTTCTGGTTTTGATACTCCTGTAAGCCATTTGGGGATTGAAGAAACTACCATCTCTTTAGAGAGTTTAAGATTTGTATATCAGGAAAGTATTCAATTTTTAATACAAAAAAAGAACCCAGAATTAGATAAAGAATTTATAAGTAATATTGACAAATCAATACGGTTTATTGATAAAAACACAGATTTTGAAACTTTTGACAGATACACTTTTATACGCGATTATATAAACCCAATTACTAGAAACTGGGTAAAAATTAGACAAGAGAGTGCATTATGGGATGGGGTAGATACACATCCATTTAATTTTGATGCCCCAACATTTTTTGAAAAAAATAGTTTTAACCTTACGTATTTTACCCCAGCTGTAAATCGTAATCCTACAGATAAACAGATATTACTAGGACAAAAGCTTTTCTTTGACCCAAACCTTTCTAAAAAAGGGAAAATGTCTTGTGCTACTTGCCATATACCAGAAAAAGCATATGCAGATGGTATGGTTACGAATTTTAGCAATACAGGTGAACCACTTTTAAGAAATACACCAACACTCATAAACACTGCATTCCAACAAAGTTTTTTTTGGGATGGAAGATCAGAAACATTATTAGATCAAATATCATCTGTGTTTATTAATGATCAAGAATTTGATTCTACAGTTCATCAGTTTTCTGATGCTATTCTTAAAGACACAACATATATAAAGCTATTTAAAGAAGCATATGGAGGGATTTCAACCAAAAACATTGAAGTTATTAAAGCTATATCTTCTTATATCTCAACCTTAAATGGTTTTGATTCTAAATTCGATAAAAATATTAGAGGAGAAGAAAGTACATTTACCGATGAGGAAAAACTAGGATTCAATTTATTTATGGGTAAAGCACTATGCGCTACTTGCCATTTTGTGCCATTAACTAATGGTACAGTACCTCCTTTTTTTACCGAAACAGAAAAAGAGGTAATTGGAGTTCCTGAAACGGCAAAAAACAAAATGATCGATAATGATTTAGGATTTTATTGGAAATTTGAAGAAGAACTACATCGAGGAATGTTTAAAACACCAACAATAAGAAATGCTGATCTCACAGCTCCTTATATGCATAACGGGGTATATAATACATTAGAAGAAGTAATGGAGTTTTATAACTTAGGAGGCGGTGGTGGAATGGGATTTGATTTACCACATCAAACCTTGCCTTTTGATGAATTAAACTTAACAGATAAAGAATTAAAAGCTATAATCGCATATGTAAAAACTTTAACTGATGAAAATGTAACAACCAATTATAATTAA
- a CDS encoding ATP-binding protein: protein MISNTIPINENFRLEALKSLNILDTESQKEFDEITALAAYICETDMALISLVDNDRQWFKSKHGLKTCETPRNNSLCSHVVLKPNAPLLIKDTRKDERFNEEPIILEGKPIIFYVGIPLVDKDGFALGSLCVMDSVPRELSNKQLDSLTALAKQVIILFELNKKNNDLQVIQNKLKKHNESLREFARVISHDLKMPLANVITSTDLLKLKLGDKLDNESLEYFDYIKASSFSMSNYISDVLDHYESESLIHNTPEEFYLNRLLSKIVDLLSMKPDFTIYFPEEDPIIQCNKLALKQIFFNLIGNSIKYNDKEQIIISIETNEDKNFYYFRITDNGMGIPNDKLDTIFELFTTANTTDRSGNKGNGIGLSTVEKLVENLGGYIKVSSKEKVQTTFEFSIKKSN, encoded by the coding sequence ATGATATCGAATACTATACCCATAAACGAAAACTTCAGGTTAGAAGCTTTAAAATCATTAAATATTCTGGATACCGAATCACAGAAGGAATTTGATGAAATTACAGCTTTGGCTGCGTATATCTGCGAAACAGATATGGCACTAATATCTTTGGTAGACAATGATAGACAATGGTTTAAATCTAAACACGGATTAAAAACTTGCGAGACTCCACGTAATAATTCTCTTTGTTCTCATGTTGTTTTAAAACCAAATGCTCCTTTATTAATCAAAGACACTCGAAAAGATGAGCGTTTTAATGAAGAGCCAATTATTCTTGAAGGAAAACCAATTATTTTCTATGTAGGAATTCCGTTAGTAGATAAAGATGGTTTTGCCTTGGGGTCATTATGTGTAATGGATAGTGTTCCCAGAGAACTTTCTAATAAGCAATTGGATTCTCTTACTGCTTTGGCAAAGCAAGTGATTATTCTTTTTGAGCTTAATAAAAAGAATAATGATCTTCAAGTAATTCAAAATAAGTTAAAAAAACATAACGAATCCTTAAGGGAGTTTGCAAGAGTAATTTCTCATGATCTTAAGATGCCATTAGCCAATGTTATTACATCGACAGATTTATTAAAGCTTAAACTAGGAGATAAACTCGATAATGAAAGTTTAGAATATTTTGATTATATCAAAGCTTCATCTTTCTCTATGAGTAATTATATTAGTGATGTACTTGATCATTATGAGAGTGAAAGCTTAATACATAATACACCCGAAGAATTTTATTTAAACCGTCTATTGAGTAAAATTGTTGATTTACTTAGTATGAAACCGGATTTTACTATTTATTTCCCCGAAGAAGATCCTATTATACAATGTAATAAACTTGCTTTAAAACAAATTTTCTTTAACCTTATCGGAAATAGTATTAAATATAATGACAAAGAGCAGATCATTATATCGATAGAAACTAACGAAGATAAAAATTTCTATTATTTCAGAATAACAGATAATGGAATGGGAATTCCAAATGATAAATTAGATACCATTTTTGAACTTTTTACTACTGCCAATACTACAGATAGAAGTGGTAATAAAGGTAATGGTATTGGGCTTTCTACTGTAGAAAAGTTAGTCGAAAACCTAGGTGGTTACATTAAAGTATCTTCTAAGGAGAAGGTTCAAACTACTTTTGAGTTTTCTATAAAGAAATCTAATTAA
- a CDS encoding NAD(P)/FAD-dependent oxidoreductase yields the protein MQYEFTIQVSPEIAAHPDRLKSKVADKNGIPLDEIRHVQVLKRSIDARQRAIKVNLKIKVYVQEDFIDQPITLPEYPDVSNASEVIIIGAGPAGLFAALRCIELGCKPIVLERGKDVQERRRDLKAITRDHIVNQDSNYCFGEGGAGTYSDGKLYTRSKKRGDVNRILELLVGFGATDQILVEAHPHIGTNKLPGIITAIREKIVERGGEVLFDTRVIDFKIKNSEINGVTLLDGSTIATNKIILATGHSARDIFELLYDKKIEIEAKPFALGVRVEHPQKLIDQIQYSCEVRGPYLPPSPYSIVKQVKGRGMYSFCMCPGGVIAPCATSPGEVVTNGWSPSKRDQPTANSGIVIELRIEDFKEFSKYGPLSGMYFQKSIEQHAWQVGGETQRVPAQRLVDMVEGRMSTNLPETSYKPGLTSADMGVVFPEFIHQTLQEGFRAFGKSMKGYLTNDAVVHAPESRTSSPVRIPRDWKTLEHTHIKGLYPCGEGAGYAGGIISAAIDGEKCAQACVATILSKAV from the coding sequence TTGCAATACGAATTCACGATACAAGTTTCTCCAGAAATTGCGGCACATCCCGATCGATTAAAAAGTAAGGTAGCAGATAAAAATGGTATTCCTTTGGATGAAATCAGACATGTTCAAGTCTTAAAACGTTCTATAGATGCACGACAACGCGCAATTAAGGTTAATTTGAAGATAAAAGTATATGTACAGGAAGATTTTATAGATCAACCAATTACATTACCCGAATATCCTGATGTTTCTAATGCATCAGAGGTTATTATTATTGGAGCTGGGCCAGCTGGTCTGTTTGCAGCACTACGTTGTATTGAATTGGGTTGTAAGCCTATTGTTCTAGAACGAGGAAAAGATGTACAAGAACGTCGTAGAGATCTTAAAGCTATTACTAGAGATCATATTGTTAATCAGGATTCTAATTATTGTTTTGGAGAAGGAGGAGCAGGCACATATAGCGATGGTAAATTATATACGCGATCTAAGAAAAGAGGAGATGTAAACCGTATTTTGGAGCTTTTGGTTGGATTTGGAGCTACTGATCAGATTTTGGTCGAGGCACATCCACATATCGGGACAAACAAATTACCAGGTATCATAACTGCAATACGAGAGAAAATTGTAGAAAGAGGAGGAGAGGTACTTTTTGATACCCGTGTAATTGATTTTAAAATTAAAAACTCTGAAATTAATGGCGTAACTCTATTAGATGGGAGTACTATTGCAACTAATAAGATTATCCTTGCCACAGGGCATTCTGCAAGAGATATATTTGAACTGTTGTATGATAAAAAAATAGAGATTGAAGCAAAACCTTTTGCTTTGGGAGTACGAGTAGAACACCCACAAAAACTTATAGATCAGATTCAGTATTCATGTGAGGTTCGAGGGCCATATCTACCTCCTTCGCCATATAGTATTGTAAAACAGGTAAAAGGAAGAGGGATGTACTCTTTCTGTATGTGTCCGGGAGGAGTTATTGCTCCGTGTGCTACCAGTCCGGGAGAAGTGGTTACAAATGGCTGGTCTCCTTCTAAAAGAGATCAACCTACCGCCAATAGTGGTATTGTTATAGAGTTACGGATAGAAGATTTTAAAGAATTTTCTAAGTACGGTCCATTATCTGGAATGTATTTTCAGAAAAGTATAGAACAACATGCATGGCAGGTAGGTGGCGAAACCCAGAGAGTTCCTGCACAAAGATTAGTAGATATGGTTGAAGGAAGAATGTCAACAAACCTTCCAGAAACCTCTTATAAACCGGGTTTAACATCTGCTGATATGGGAGTAGTATTCCCCGAATTTATTCATCAAACACTACAAGAAGGTTTTAGAGCATTTGGTAAAAGTATGAAAGGATATCTTACTAATGATGCTGTAGTACATGCTCCCGAGTCAAGAACATCATCACCTGTTCGTATTCCCAGAGATTGGAAAACATTAGAACATACACATATTAAAGGATTATATCCTTGTGGTGAAGGTGCAGGATATGCCGGAGGTATAATTTCTGCAGCTATTGATGGTGAAAAATGTGCTCAGGCTTGTGTGGCAACAATACTATCTAAAGCAGTTTAA
- a CDS encoding porin family protein yields the protein MKKLFLLAIAVIGFSISSNAQDIRLGFKGGVNFATLSGNDYNSLKGRTGYHIGAVVQIGLSDMFAVQPELIYSAQGAKFRGFGSEQKIDVDYLNLPVLVKFKFAKFFSAEAGPQFGFVVNDNYPAGSEPESFDLSAAVGAGVEFGSFFGQLRYNIGFTDIVDNVEAKNSVFQVSVGYYIF from the coding sequence ATGAAAAAGCTTTTTTTATTAGCAATTGCGGTAATCGGTTTTTCAATTTCTTCAAATGCACAAGACATTAGACTTGGTTTTAAAGGTGGGGTAAACTTCGCTACATTAAGTGGAAATGATTATAACAGTTTAAAAGGACGAACAGGGTATCATATTGGTGCTGTAGTTCAAATAGGCTTATCAGATATGTTTGCGGTTCAGCCAGAACTTATATATTCTGCACAAGGAGCAAAATTTAGAGGCTTTGGTTCAGAGCAAAAAATTGATGTTGATTATTTAAATCTTCCTGTTTTAGTAAAATTTAAATTTGCTAAATTTTTTAGTGCAGAAGCGGGACCTCAATTTGGTTTTGTAGTTAATGATAATTATCCTGCTGGTAGTGAGCCAGAAAGTTTTGACTTAAGTGCGGCTGTAGGTGCTGGAGTAGAATTTGGTTCTTTCTTCGGTCAATTACGATATAATATTGGTTTTACTGATATAGTTGATAATGTAGAAGCTAAAAATTCTGTATTTCAAGTTTCTGTTGGATACTATATCTTTTAA
- a CDS encoding DEAD/DEAH box helicase: MSFNTLGLSDELLRAIDKKGYTVPSPIQEKAIPPILERKDVLASAQTGTGKTAGFTLPLLQILSQGQKLRKRPVRALVLTPTRELAAQVLDSVRVYSEFLDLRSMVIFGGVNANPQIRALRNGVDVLVATPGRLLDLHHQKALSLANVEILVLDEADRMLDMGFQRDINKILNLLPAKKQNLLFSATFSKEIKQLANGILHHPVWVEAEPENTTAEKIEQKLYRVDQKRKSELIIKFISEGGWKQVLVFTRTKHGANRLTKKMVEQGITAAAIHGNKSQGARTKALGGFKKGTIRVLVATDIAARGLDIPLLPHVVNFELPNISEDYVHRIGRTGRAGASGEAISLVSQEEISYVKGIEKLLGEKLQSETVAGFEPTVSFEKSASTPRNKSRKKSKSKNNRNYNRRSRR, encoded by the coding sequence ATGTCATTTAACACATTAGGATTATCCGATGAACTTTTGCGAGCCATCGACAAAAAGGGATATACAGTTCCTTCACCAATTCAAGAAAAAGCTATTCCACCGATTTTAGAAAGAAAAGATGTTTTAGCATCTGCGCAAACGGGTACGGGGAAAACAGCTGGGTTTACATTGCCGTTATTACAGATTCTATCTCAAGGACAGAAATTAAGAAAAAGACCTGTACGTGCTTTGGTACTAACTCCTACAAGGGAATTAGCAGCTCAGGTATTGGATAGTGTTAGGGTGTATAGTGAATTCCTAGATTTGCGATCAATGGTAATATTTGGAGGAGTGAATGCAAATCCACAAATACGAGCGCTAAGAAATGGTGTTGATGTATTGGTTGCTACTCCCGGACGATTATTGGATTTACATCATCAAAAAGCACTCTCTTTGGCCAATGTTGAAATTTTGGTCTTAGATGAAGCAGATCGTATGCTTGATATGGGGTTTCAAAGAGATATCAATAAAATTCTAAACTTACTACCAGCAAAGAAGCAAAACTTATTGTTTTCTGCTACATTTTCTAAGGAAATTAAACAATTGGCTAATGGGATTTTACATCATCCAGTCTGGGTTGAAGCTGAACCAGAGAATACTACCGCAGAGAAGATTGAACAAAAGTTATATAGAGTTGATCAAAAAAGAAAATCTGAACTAATTATTAAATTTATATCAGAAGGAGGATGGAAACAAGTATTAGTTTTTACCAGAACAAAGCATGGAGCCAATCGACTAACAAAAAAAATGGTAGAGCAAGGTATTACTGCCGCAGCAATTCATGGAAATAAAAGCCAGGGAGCTAGAACAAAAGCCCTTGGAGGTTTTAAAAAAGGAACGATTCGGGTATTGGTAGCAACAGATATAGCAGCTCGTGGGCTAGATATTCCATTATTACCACATGTAGTAAATTTTGAATTACCCAATATTTCTGAAGATTATGTACATCGTATAGGCCGTACAGGTAGAGCAGGAGCTAGTGGAGAAGCAATTTCTTTGGTTAGTCAGGAAGAAATAAGCTATGTAAAAGGAATAGAAAAATTATTAGGAGAAAAGTTACAAAGTGAAACTGTAGCAGGTTTTGAGCCAACAGTAAGTTTTGAAAAATCAGCATCGACACCAAGAAATAAATCTCGTAAAAAAAGTAAGTCAAAAAATAATAGAAACTATAACAGGAGATCTAGAAGGTGA